From the genome of Limisphaerales bacterium:
GATAGACGTGCAGGACACGCCCGCGATAGCCGCGGCGTTGGAGCGGCATTTGCCGGATGTCATTTTCCACGCGGCGGCGTTTAAGCACGTTTCGATGATGGAACGACAGCCCGCCGTTGCCATTCGCAACAATGTGCTGGCCACACATCGATTCGCTGCCACGGCGGCGAAGCACGGTGTGGGGCGGTTCATTTTAATTTCCACCGACAAAGCCGTGGCGCCTTCCAGCGTGATGGGTGCCACCAAAGCGCTGGCCGAGCAGGTGCTGCAGGGGCACGCACTGGAGAGGCGGGCAGGCGATGGCACTCGTTTTATTACCGTGCGATTTGGAAATGTGCTGGGTTCCTCCGGTAGCGTGGTGCCGATTTTCCAAAAGCAAATCGAACTGGGCGGTCCGGTGACAGTGACCGACGAAGCGGTGACGCGATTTTTTATGAGCATCCCCGAGGCAGCCGGATTGGTGCTGCGCAGCGCGGCAATGGGCGAAGGAGGCGACCGTTTTATTTTGGATATGGGAGAGCCCGTGCGCATTGCAGAATTGGCGGCGGACATGATCCGCCTGACCGGCCGCGAACCGAACACGGACATTGCGGTCGAATTCACTGGCTTGCGACCGGGCGAAAAGATGCACGAAGCACTTCACTCTGCCGCCGAGCAATTGGTCGATACGGAACACACAAAAATCCAACGCATCACCGGCGCGGCTTTGACGGCTGCGGATTGGGAGGCGCTGAAAATCGCCCTGCAACGGGGCGGTGAATTGGACGATGCGGCGGCTCGGGCTTGGCTGCGCGAATTGCTTCCGGAATACGAGCCGACTTCACCCGAATAGGGCGCTTCTTTTTTACCCAAAACTTACCGCGCCGGAGGTTTATCTATGCGCAAAAAGCGCTGACGGAATTGGCGACTTCGGCGATTTGGGTTTCGGTCATTTCGGGAAAGACGGGGAGGCTGAGAACTTGGGCGGTGAGTTGCTCGGCGACGGGGCAGTTTGCGGATGGGAGGTGGGCGAAGCAAGGTTGTTCGTGAAGCGCTTCGGGATAATAAATTTCGTTGCCGATTTTGGCGGCGCGCAGGTGGGCGGCGAGGGCGTCGCGGCGTTCGCGGTTGGGGAGGCGCACGGTGAATTGATTCCACGAATGGCCGGGCGCGGCGGCGGGCAGGATGAGGTCCGGCGTGCCGGCGAGCAGCGATTGGTATAGCGCGGCGTTGCCGGTGCGCAGGGCGATCCATTCGTCGAGCTGGGTTTGCTTGACGCGGAGCAGCGCAGCTTGGAGTTCATCGAGGCGGAAATTGCCGCCGATGGCTTCGTGATGATATTTTGGTTTTGCACCGTGACCACGCAGGAGACGGGCGCGTTCGGCGAGGGCATCGTTGCTGGTGGTGAGCAGTCCGGCGTCGCCCAGTGCGCCGAGGTTTTTGGTGGGATAAAAACTGAACGCGCCGAAGTCGCCCATCCCGCCGACGGGGATGCCTTCCCACGTGGCGCCCTGCGCTTGCGCGGCGTCCTCGATGAGGTGCAGCGAGTGCGCCTTGGCAAGCTGACCGATGGCAGTCATATCCGCGGCTTGTCCAAAAAGATGGACGGGGAGAATTGCTTTGGTGCGCTCGGTGACTTTGGCGTCGGCGTCCTCGGCGTTGAGGTTGAAGGTGTCCGCGTGGGAATCGACAAACACCGGCGTGGCGCCCGTGCGGGCGATGCTGCCGGCGGTGGCAAAAAAAGTAAACGACGGGCAAAGCACTTCATCGCCCGGCCCGATGCCGAGGCTCATTAGCGCAAGCAACAGCGCGTCCGTGCCCGAAGAAGTGCCAATGCCGTGGACGGCGCCACAGCGTGCGGCGGTTTCAGTTTCGAAAGATGAAACTTCGTTGCCGAGAATGTAATGCCCCGAGTGAAGCACGCGCGTGAAGGCATCCTGCAATTCCGTCTCCAAGGCGAGGTTTTGGGCGGCAACATCAAGGAGCGGAACGGCCATTAGAAAAGTCAGGCCGACTTACGGCTGGGTGTTGATTTGTTGTGAAGTGCCGTTTTGATCGGCAGCGGTGCTGAGGCGAATCACGCGCGGGTTCGTGGCGTTGACGTCAGCCCAACTTGCGTTGTTGTCGCTGATGAATTGTTTCGTGATGGTGATTTGCGTACCCGTGCTGTTGAAGGTGATTCCGGCGGGGGGTGCGGCGGGGTTGACCGTGGCCGTGATGAAGAGATGGGTGGCGGCGTTGTCTTCGAAGCGGATGGTTTGTACGC
Proteins encoded in this window:
- a CDS encoding DegT/DnrJ/EryC1/StrS family aminotransferase: MAVPLLDVAAQNLALETELQDAFTRVLHSGHYILGNEVSSFETETAARCGAVHGIGTSSGTDALLLALMSLGIGPGDEVLCPSFTFFATAGSIARTGATPVFVDSHADTFNLNAEDADAKVTERTKAILPVHLFGQAADMTAIGQLAKAHSLHLIEDAAQAQGATWEGIPVGGMGDFGAFSFYPTKNLGALGDAGLLTTSNDALAERARLLRGHGAKPKYHHEAIGGNFRLDELQAALLRVKQTQLDEWIALRTGNAALYQSLLAGTPDLILPAAAPGHSWNQFTVRLPNRERRDALAAHLRAAKIGNEIYYPEALHEQPCFAHLPSANCPVAEQLTAQVLSLPVFPEMTETQIAEVANSVSAFCA